From a single Mycolicibacterium moriokaense genomic region:
- a CDS encoding TetR/AcrR family transcriptional regulator, producing the protein MADAVQPRRPPGGNQLRAERTRQMVIDETVRYILDEGFAAPSVRRITERAGVTWGVVQYHFGDLNGLLIAVVDEGFRQLTEILAAVPATTADLPIAQRIEVVVNAAWSAFSSPTSMAAIEILIATRSGRDAAVNKRLADTMRQLTELGRHLGEGLDPKHAKEIGNHIWTCLRGIVVAQIISSQPLDTSRDRRALVDVLTAYVLTHSAEQR; encoded by the coding sequence ATGGCAGATGCAGTGCAACCGCGGCGTCCCCCAGGGGGAAACCAGCTGCGTGCCGAGCGGACCCGGCAGATGGTGATCGACGAGACCGTCCGTTACATCCTCGACGAGGGCTTCGCCGCACCGAGCGTCCGTCGCATCACCGAACGGGCCGGGGTCACCTGGGGAGTGGTGCAGTACCACTTCGGCGATCTGAACGGACTTCTCATCGCGGTCGTCGATGAGGGGTTCCGCCAGCTCACCGAAATTCTCGCAGCGGTACCCGCCACAACCGCGGACCTGCCGATCGCGCAACGCATCGAGGTAGTCGTGAACGCGGCGTGGTCGGCTTTCTCGAGCCCGACATCGATGGCGGCCATTGAGATTCTGATTGCTACGCGTTCGGGGCGAGACGCTGCAGTCAACAAGCGACTGGCGGACACCATGCGTCAACTGACCGAACTCGGCAGGCACCTCGGTGAGGGCCTGGATCCCAAGCACGCCAAGGAGATCGGCAATCACATCTGGACATGCTTGCGTGGAATAGTTGTGGCACAGATTATTTCGTCACAACCGTTGGACACGTCCAGGGACCGGCGCGCCCTGGTCGACGTCCTCACCGCCTACGTTCTGACGCACAGTGCCGAACAACGTTAG
- the serS gene encoding serine--tRNA ligase, producing MIDLRLLRENPDVVRASQRARGEDPGLVDALLDADAARRAAVTAADNLRAEQKAVSKKVAKASPDERPALLAAAKELADKVKSAEAAQSEAEAAFTAAHMALANVIIDGVPAGGEDDFVVLDTVGEPTAIENPKDHVELGEALGLIDLERGAKVSGARFYFLTGAGALLQLGLLQLAARLAQEAGFTLVIPPVLVRPEIMAGTGFLGAHAEEVYHLEADDLYLVGTSEVALAGYHADEILDLSNGPLRYAGWSSCFRREAGSHGKDTRGIIRVHQFDKVEGFVYCKPEDAEAEHQRLLGWEREMLAKIEVPYRVIDIAAGDLGSSAARKFDCEAWIPTQQTYRELTSTSNCTTFQARRLSVRYRDENGKPQTAATLNGTLATTRWLVAILENHQQPDGSVRVPEALVPFVGTEVLEPKS from the coding sequence GTGATCGACCTCAGACTGCTGCGCGAAAACCCCGACGTGGTGCGCGCATCGCAACGTGCCCGTGGCGAAGACCCCGGCCTCGTCGATGCGCTGCTGGACGCAGACGCCGCCCGGCGGGCCGCGGTGACGGCCGCCGACAATCTGCGTGCGGAGCAGAAGGCGGTCAGCAAGAAGGTGGCCAAAGCGTCCCCGGACGAGCGGCCCGCGCTGCTGGCGGCCGCCAAGGAACTCGCGGACAAGGTCAAGTCGGCCGAGGCCGCGCAGAGCGAGGCCGAAGCGGCGTTCACCGCCGCGCACATGGCCCTGGCGAACGTGATCATCGACGGCGTCCCCGCGGGCGGCGAAGACGACTTCGTCGTGCTCGACACCGTCGGCGAACCCACCGCCATCGAGAATCCGAAGGACCACGTCGAGCTCGGTGAGGCACTCGGACTGATCGATCTCGAGCGCGGTGCGAAGGTGTCCGGCGCGCGGTTCTACTTCCTCACCGGTGCCGGCGCACTGCTACAGCTCGGGCTGCTGCAACTGGCCGCACGGCTGGCGCAGGAGGCCGGTTTCACCCTGGTGATCCCGCCGGTGCTGGTGCGCCCGGAGATCATGGCGGGCACTGGATTTCTCGGTGCGCACGCCGAGGAGGTCTACCACCTCGAAGCCGACGATCTGTATCTGGTCGGCACGTCCGAGGTGGCCCTGGCCGGCTATCACGCTGACGAGATACTCGACCTCTCGAACGGTCCGCTGCGCTACGCCGGCTGGTCGTCGTGCTTCCGTCGCGAGGCCGGCAGCCACGGTAAGGACACCCGCGGCATCATCCGCGTGCACCAGTTCGACAAGGTCGAGGGCTTCGTCTACTGCAAGCCAGAGGACGCCGAGGCCGAACATCAGCGGCTGCTCGGGTGGGAGCGCGAGATGCTCGCCAAGATCGAGGTGCCGTACCGCGTGATCGACATCGCCGCAGGCGATTTGGGGTCGTCGGCCGCGCGCAAGTTCGACTGTGAGGCCTGGATTCCGACCCAGCAGACGTACCGGGAGCTGACCTCGACGTCGAACTGCACGACGTTCCAGGCGCGACGCCTTTCGGTGCGCTACCGCGACGAGAACGGCAAGCCTCAGACCGCGGCGACCCTCAACGGAACCTTGGCGACGACGCGGTGGCTGGTGGCGATCCTCGAGAACCATCAGCAGCCCGACGGCAGCGTCCGCGTGCCAGAAGCCTTGGTGCCCTTTGTCGGAACCGAAGTCCTCGAGCCGAAGAGCTAA